Proteins co-encoded in one Candidatus Nitrosacidococcus tergens genomic window:
- the zipA gene encoding cell division protein ZipA, translated as MNNLRLTLFIISILLLVLIYFYSRWELKKKGAISSEQKVTDDDHQKDIVDTHKEDLDLAETTAESSTSYQEKDSFTSHPTTLNDGVDTSSTIQFRRNQEVKKDQISSVSLDESYEVEDPFNEKTPPYSQEKSRYSTFSTDEIKGNKYSLEDRQKESALPSSQDIRSKSPAYSPKPPFKPQSSFIESPTKKQPTTELGPELIIALTVTARGKGVFQGRDIASIFIEHGLQFGEMSIFHAYARDKPIFSIVNMVKPGTFNLDKMNSFTTPGLTLFMRLPGPSGGFAAFEAMLNFARILARNLNGDLKDEKRNILTTETIAHIKERILSFNRNRRSLGM; from the coding sequence ATGAATAATTTACGTCTTACGTTATTTATTATTAGTATTCTATTGCTTGTATTAATTTATTTTTACTCTCGCTGGGAGTTAAAGAAAAAAGGAGCAATCTCTAGTGAGCAAAAAGTTACTGATGATGATCATCAAAAAGATATCGTTGATACTCATAAAGAGGATTTAGATTTAGCGGAAACTACAGCGGAATCTAGTACCTCCTATCAAGAAAAGGATTCCTTTACTTCACATCCTACTACGCTCAACGATGGCGTAGATACATCAAGCACAATTCAATTTAGGAGGAATCAAGAAGTTAAAAAAGATCAAATAAGCTCTGTGAGCTTAGATGAATCCTATGAAGTAGAGGATCCTTTTAATGAAAAAACACCCCCTTATTCTCAAGAGAAATCAAGATATTCGACCTTTTCTACGGATGAAATAAAAGGAAATAAATATTCCTTAGAAGATAGGCAGAAAGAATCAGCACTACCTTCTTCTCAAGATATTCGGTCTAAATCACCTGCTTATTCACCTAAACCTCCATTTAAACCTCAATCTAGTTTTATAGAATCTCCTACTAAAAAGCAACCTACTACGGAACTGGGGCCAGAACTTATAATTGCTCTAACTGTCACGGCTCGGGGGAAAGGGGTATTTCAAGGTAGAGATATCGCTTCCATTTTTATAGAGCACGGACTCCAATTTGGGGAAATGAGCATTTTCCATGCTTATGCCCGTGACAAACCTATTTTTAGTATAGTCAATATGGTTAAACCTGGAACATTCAATTTGGATAAAATGAATAGTTTTACCACACCAGGGCTTACCCTATTTATGAGATTACCAGGTCCTTCTGGGGGATTTGCAGCTTTTGAAGCAATGCTAAATTTTGCTCGTATTCTTGCAAGAAATCTAAATGGCGATCTAAAAGATGAAAAAAGAAATATCCTAACCACAGAAACAATTGCTCATATTAAGGAGCGAATTCTTAGTTTTAATCGTAACCGCCGATCCTTAGGAATGTAA
- the smc gene encoding chromosome segregation protein SMC has translation MRLKKIKLTGFKSFIDSVNFPLPSNRVVIVGPNGCGKSNIIDAVRWVMGESSAKYLRGDSMADVIFNGSTSRKPIGQCFVELIFDNSQGRLGGQYTTYAELAIKRQVSRDGQSSYFFNNSRCRRRDIADIFLGTGLGPRSYSIIEQGTISRLIEAKPEELRGFLEEAAGISKYKERRRETELRMKNTRENLARIEDLKNEVERQLNTLKRQAENAEKYQTLKTAEHEIKKKIYTLRWQQLIEEGKKQQQAIQVQENKLEKTTTALAHLESQWVSSQVKLQNIREQTEKIQTQYYHQSTEITKLEQNIHYNQTQQIQTKKELEQVSDRLTQIEIIRTEKLASIDQVDSLIIKSNQEYSDAQTQWKRAQKLANESKNEIENWQVQWEKLNQYNHKLVQQSQGVQASLKQLEREQLQLSQRIERLNLEKQQLVEKKGEVQIDSIENKCFFLTQEITEQEAKLEQCKTKILANEKEEKRLIRTLQEYESHWNRLQGQLSSLQKLQKTALSYSNKVGQWIHQQKLENYPKLLNKIKVEVGWELAVERVIGTYLGAICIDNISTLDPIELVPLAGEELMLVDNTPDFAYSDSQSTEDKSTLWDKVDTSLPLNSLLLWIYTTETLEQALMLRPKLTIGKSVITRNGIWLGSNWISLGNKKEKTQTGIVTRAQEISQIQEKINVQHQESTLIKQKQKELYNQICLFKKERIKYQENIDSLKEKLHHQQTRLTRAEAQNEHYQIRWGQIEQECNEASHQYGDNKEESKQLIIQLQKITYELDQSKSFQANYLGRKKEIWDKNEKIQNAAMLQKEAIHQLEMRGKDLENRKLTAKEILGQIQKEYNDLMQRQVALTLKCSDNQSLIQDLKQQLDIQLQERLVIEKLLNTLRVEIADEENKAYLCQRQKKEQEIIISEDRSHLSQVQIESQEIKVRIQTLEEQIIEQGFDIEEVSANLCITENSVSQLESEHKNTSKKIQQLGAINMAAIEEYQTQQERLQYLQSQYTDLTDALNTLNGAIERIDKETRSRFQETFDKVNEGLELLFPKLFGGGKSYLELDSNNLLNSGVTIMARPPGKKNSTIHLLSGGEKALTAIALVFAIFQLNPAPFCMLDEVDAPLDEANVGRFCNLVKEMSEKVQFIIVTHNKTTMEIGNQLTGVTMHEPGVSRLVAVDMDKAIELAAI, from the coding sequence ATGCGGTTAAAAAAAATTAAGCTGACAGGCTTCAAGTCTTTCATAGATTCAGTGAATTTCCCTCTACCCAGTAATCGAGTAGTCATAGTGGGACCTAATGGGTGTGGGAAATCCAATATTATTGATGCAGTACGTTGGGTCATGGGAGAGAGTTCTGCTAAATACCTTCGTGGTGATTCGATGGCTGATGTTATTTTTAATGGATCTACTTCTCGTAAACCTATCGGTCAATGTTTTGTAGAACTTATTTTCGATAATAGCCAAGGTAGATTAGGGGGACAATATACCACTTATGCCGAACTTGCCATTAAACGGCAAGTAAGCCGAGATGGGCAATCGAGCTATTTTTTTAATAATAGCCGTTGCCGTCGTCGAGATATTGCCGATATTTTCTTAGGTACAGGGTTGGGTCCTCGTAGTTATTCTATTATTGAACAAGGAACCATTTCTCGCTTAATTGAAGCAAAACCTGAAGAACTGCGTGGTTTTCTTGAAGAAGCTGCAGGTATTTCTAAGTACAAGGAACGACGAAGAGAAACCGAGCTCCGAATGAAAAATACAAGAGAAAATCTAGCACGGATTGAAGATTTAAAAAACGAAGTGGAACGACAGCTCAATACTTTGAAACGCCAAGCAGAAAATGCAGAAAAATACCAAACCTTAAAAACGGCAGAGCACGAAATTAAAAAGAAAATATATACATTACGCTGGCAACAACTGATTGAAGAGGGAAAAAAACAACAACAAGCTATTCAAGTGCAAGAAAATAAGTTAGAGAAAACTACTACAGCCTTAGCGCATTTAGAGTCTCAATGGGTATCTTCTCAAGTAAAATTGCAAAATATCCGAGAACAAACGGAAAAAATACAAACACAGTACTACCATCAAAGTACTGAAATCACAAAATTAGAACAAAATATCCACTATAATCAAACCCAACAAATACAGACTAAAAAAGAATTAGAGCAAGTATCAGATCGATTAACCCAAATTGAGATAATTAGGACTGAGAAACTAGCAAGTATTGATCAAGTAGATTCCTTAATTATTAAAAGCAACCAAGAGTATAGTGATGCGCAAACCCAGTGGAAAAGAGCCCAAAAACTTGCCAATGAATCAAAAAATGAAATAGAGAATTGGCAAGTTCAGTGGGAGAAATTAAACCAATATAATCATAAGTTAGTACAGCAATCACAAGGAGTCCAGGCTAGCTTAAAACAATTGGAGCGAGAGCAGCTTCAGCTTTCTCAAAGAATAGAGCGACTTAATTTAGAAAAGCAACAGCTTGTTGAAAAAAAAGGAGAAGTACAAATTGATTCTATAGAAAATAAATGTTTTTTCCTAACCCAAGAAATTACAGAACAAGAAGCAAAACTTGAACAATGTAAAACCAAAATCCTAGCCAATGAGAAAGAAGAAAAACGACTGATACGAACCCTTCAAGAATATGAAAGTCATTGGAACCGATTGCAAGGACAGCTAAGTTCATTACAAAAGTTACAGAAAACAGCCCTTAGTTACAGTAATAAGGTAGGCCAATGGATTCATCAGCAAAAATTAGAAAACTATCCTAAGTTACTCAATAAAATTAAAGTAGAAGTTGGATGGGAATTGGCAGTTGAAAGAGTTATTGGTACTTATCTAGGAGCAATTTGTATAGATAATATTTCTACCTTGGATCCAATTGAGCTCGTTCCTCTAGCTGGAGAAGAGCTTATGTTAGTGGATAATACTCCAGATTTTGCATATTCAGACTCCCAATCTACTGAAGATAAATCTACCTTATGGGATAAGGTAGATACCTCTCTTCCCCTAAATTCTTTACTTTTATGGATTTATACCACTGAAACCTTAGAACAGGCCTTAATGTTAAGGCCTAAACTTACTATAGGTAAATCTGTAATTACTCGCAATGGAATTTGGCTTGGAAGTAACTGGATAAGTTTAGGAAATAAAAAAGAAAAAACACAAACAGGAATAGTGACTAGAGCACAAGAAATAAGTCAGATACAAGAAAAAATAAATGTACAGCACCAAGAATCTACCCTAATTAAACAAAAGCAAAAAGAATTGTATAATCAAATCTGTTTGTTTAAAAAAGAGCGAATTAAATACCAAGAAAATATTGATTCTTTAAAAGAGAAATTACACCATCAACAGACTCGTTTAACTCGAGCTGAGGCACAAAATGAACATTACCAAATTCGCTGGGGACAAATTGAACAAGAGTGTAATGAAGCTAGTCATCAATATGGTGATAATAAAGAAGAATCAAAACAACTTATCATTCAACTCCAAAAAATAACCTATGAACTGGATCAATCTAAGAGCTTTCAAGCCAATTACTTGGGGAGAAAGAAAGAGATCTGGGATAAAAATGAAAAAATTCAAAATGCAGCTATGCTGCAAAAAGAAGCCATCCATCAATTAGAAATGAGGGGTAAAGACCTAGAGAATAGAAAATTGACTGCAAAAGAAATTTTAGGGCAAATCCAAAAAGAATATAATGATCTTATGCAACGTCAAGTAGCACTGACATTAAAATGCTCAGATAATCAATCACTAATACAAGATTTAAAACAACAATTAGATATACAGCTTCAAGAACGGCTTGTGATAGAAAAACTGCTTAATACTCTCAGAGTAGAAATAGCCGATGAGGAGAATAAAGCATATCTATGCCAACGGCAAAAAAAAGAACAAGAAATAATTATTTCTGAAGATAGATCCCATTTATCACAGGTACAAATAGAATCTCAGGAAATTAAAGTGCGAATCCAAACTCTTGAGGAACAAATTATAGAGCAAGGGTTTGATATTGAGGAAGTATCAGCAAATTTATGCATAACGGAAAATAGTGTTTCTCAATTAGAATCTGAACATAAGAACACCTCCAAAAAAATCCAGCAGCTAGGTGCAATTAATATGGCTGCTATTGAAGAATATCAAACGCAGCAAGAGCGTCTGCAGTACTTACAATCTCAATATACAGACTTGACCGATGCTTTAAATACTTTAAATGGTGCTATTGAACGTATTGATAAAGAAACGCGCAGTCGTTTTCAGGAAACATTTGATAAGGTTAATGAAGGATTAGAGCTTCTTTTTCCAAAACTATTTGGTGGTGGAAAGTCTTATTTAGAGTTAGACAGTAATAACTTGCTCAATTCTGGTGTAACTATTATGGCACGTCCTCCAGGCAAGAAAAATAGTACTATTCATCTTCTCTCTGGAGGGGAAAAAGCACTCACCGCTATTGCCCTTGTTTTTGCTATTTTCCAACTAAATCCTGCTCCATTTTGCATGTTAGATGAGGTAGATGCTCCTCTTGATGAAGCAAATGTAGGGCGTTTTTGTAATTTAGTAAAAGAGATGTCAGAAAAAGTACAATTTATTATTGTGACTCACAATAAAACTACTATGGAAATAGGAAATCAATTAACTGGCGTAACAATGCACGAACCAGGAGTTTCTCGTTTGGTTGCAGTAGATATGGATAAAGCCATAGAGTTAGCGGCTATATAG
- the queF gene encoding preQ(1) synthase: protein MSTQPSKTLETFPNPYPKRDYTIRIKIPEFTCLCPKTGQPDFATLHLEYIPDSHCVELKALKLYIWSYRDQGAFHEAVTNQILEDLVAVCNPRFMRLTSEFNVRGGIYTNVVAQYRQPNWSPDPVVQLP, encoded by the coding sequence ATGAGTACTCAGCCTAGCAAAACATTAGAGACTTTTCCTAATCCATACCCAAAGCGGGATTATACTATTCGGATTAAAATACCGGAATTTACCTGTCTTTGTCCAAAAACGGGTCAGCCAGACTTTGCCACCCTTCATTTGGAGTATATCCCTGATAGTCACTGTGTGGAGCTAAAAGCTCTTAAGCTTTATATCTGGTCTTATCGAGATCAGGGAGCATTTCATGAGGCAGTCACTAATCAAATTTTAGAGGATTTAGTTGCAGTCTGTAATCCTAGATTTATGCGACTGACCTCAGAATTTAACGTACGAGGCGGAATTTATACTAACGTAGTTGCCCAATACCGCCAACCAAACTGGAGTCCTGATCCTGTTGTACAGTTACCCTAA
- a CDS encoding FGGY-family carbohydrate kinase, with protein sequence MAEAFFVGIDLGTSGYRAIAITQEGTIVGQSYLSSSIEIVQAKEQNPIDWWAGIKQVLTHLFQTVPAYQVKSIAVNGTSGTVFLVSAQGIPITPALLYHHNLSKEQAQYIAQYAPPTSGALGATSGLAKLLYLLQHYPEEAKYTAYLVHQADWIAFCLGASLGISDENNCLKTGYDPYYRMWPTWLNHLPISNSLLPKVVPPGTPIGKVNQEMVNDFGLNQDTTLVAGTTDSVAAVIAAGTQQAGDAVTSLGSTLVLKIITPQSIFNKDQGIYSHRLGDFWLAGGASNSGGAVLQQYFTQNQIDKMTPLLKPNEPTGLNYYPLVNPGERFPTCDSDYPPRMTPRPKSDLIFFQGILEGIAQIETQGYHQLHKLGAPFPNHIKTVGGGAKNLPWKKIREQTTGAKITVATHTEAAYGSALLAQQGALCHEY encoded by the coding sequence ATGGCAGAAGCCTTTTTTGTAGGAATTGATCTAGGTACTTCTGGTTATCGTGCTATTGCAATCACGCAAGAAGGTACTATTGTAGGACAGAGTTATCTTTCATCTTCTATAGAAATTGTTCAGGCAAAAGAGCAAAACCCAATAGATTGGTGGGCAGGAATCAAACAGGTACTCACCCATCTGTTTCAAACAGTACCTGCTTATCAAGTAAAATCCATTGCGGTAAATGGAACTTCTGGAACTGTATTTCTAGTGAGCGCACAAGGTATACCTATCACTCCTGCCTTGCTTTACCACCATAATCTAAGTAAAGAACAAGCACAATATATTGCTCAATATGCTCCTCCCACAAGTGGAGCTTTAGGGGCTACTTCAGGGTTGGCTAAATTACTCTATTTACTACAACACTATCCTGAAGAGGCTAAATATACAGCTTATTTAGTCCACCAAGCTGATTGGATTGCTTTTTGTTTGGGAGCATCGTTAGGAATTAGCGATGAGAACAATTGTTTGAAAACAGGTTATGATCCCTATTATAGAATGTGGCCTACTTGGCTTAATCATCTTCCCATCTCTAATTCTTTACTACCTAAAGTAGTTCCTCCAGGTACCCCTATAGGTAAAGTTAATCAAGAGATGGTAAATGACTTTGGATTAAATCAAGATACTACCTTAGTTGCAGGGACTACCGATAGCGTGGCTGCGGTTATTGCAGCCGGTACTCAACAAGCTGGAGATGCAGTAACTTCCCTAGGTTCAACCCTAGTACTAAAAATTATTACACCTCAGTCTATTTTTAATAAGGATCAAGGAATTTATAGCCATAGATTAGGGGATTTCTGGCTGGCAGGAGGTGCTTCTAATAGCGGTGGTGCCGTACTACAACAGTACTTTACTCAAAACCAGATAGATAAGATGACTCCCCTATTAAAACCTAACGAGCCGACAGGGTTAAACTATTATCCTCTGGTTAATCCCGGAGAGCGGTTTCCTACCTGTGATTCCGATTATCCACCAAGAATGACTCCTCGCCCTAAAAGTGATCTTATTTTTTTTCAAGGAATCCTTGAGGGCATTGCTCAGATTGAAACTCAAGGTTATCACCAGTTACATAAGCTTGGAGCACCTTTTCCTAACCATATTAAGACGGTAGGCGGTGGAGCGAAAAATCTTCCTTGGAAAAAAATTCGAGAACAAACTACAGGTGCCAAAATAACAGTTGCTACCCACACTGAGGCAGCTTACGGTAGTGCATTATTAGCACAGCAAGGAGCCCTTTGTCATGAATACTAA